From Antedon mediterranea chromosome 9, ecAntMedi1.1, whole genome shotgun sequence, a single genomic window includes:
- the LOC140059033 gene encoding uncharacterized protein codes for MDGLRKKKKVKAKKKGNRQSEPQLLDDDVRGSVISFRPRSATDYELMHQLKTPDQMANIASGLINKRLLIQRNVNLSPQIVDEIARALEEVAECDNSIVVHFIKEFHLLENSSQNRDDISLDVPVIKLLLDLLQFSLEPIEHNALWVKLLSVLSQVEENIEVFVKMKVAATMMGAMAAHVNQREIQENGCLLLSNIAKFKPTPKQKAPVRESGIQVVTHAMERHLDNKVLQKLGCRVIANVLATMHSVSTWVVQQDYEEEDAEKLTISALEVIDYTKDHALPIMDKVTEAHKGNLDIMKELARVRVYFRNNDNEKADCDSEKLSFEEEYLEKEINPTCMNGILKKYVSTGDIPNRVQRSMPRRVTFSNSASVRLELLGSSSDEDDSSSERSTEDLSSYNKSKSTSDKLQRFMQGNLLAQCKELELANGLAFPAQMQTTGSDLTGKEEMSDCSGPMINLDSNTLQSNAFTSSTSLTDDQPNGEEPSIAKQSENPGSPLSSVSETGKQSHTAVSQASESVYDEAVRKSIGDAHNRPVPLVSLTFPGESEKFIPSIHVIPAEDIDEAEFESSHEVLSQEGYYGSEENLSGNENAINLSDLEKVEADEEDNWVYIKESDDLPPEDYIDTDEETDIRMGQAESYSRFYQDSQNFEGEKQFDRKSGGCLVRGNSKFYIKNPLPDLEKAIGNDFSKNDSIHKKKVSVNEDDEIDFDMCEKFRADNAINEGKAEEIVFKIENIEESQELSGSAQPEGLDELRVKQVGRFIIIEDDLLDDPSEPQKPKKKKEKRRSFYDNVEYVSQEPSSESSEDEKNFSEKSETESQLAEEDQDIAHHREEDDDDDRNGKGMTDSTSSWLRKEKCVILSVNEIKDDNEEKSFVYNSSKGKEIIDEYTEIDIVEALIRGKCEEKREIKSPSPPSSPISDYSPTFTKLWKKASFRERYRDSELYSDADLSEVTEDTVSLSSSFENLIAQSLDEAFKDIGEASFDVDAFGDIEMKSKSLEMNLTSAVCRRLSSVSRPPAKPRRTMYYKNGDDVRMSLERTSHLDWSHQLMMHNRDPYEYEGISVKRTVSTPDHTTTAGTANFWEKSTEETTPIADIQEEDSMEVNAIMEGTEAVYDICTLWVNDRCVEAIETFDKLVKRVRANSMSSTKSLYFTDLHDASKRVQKVTDTDIFGFSGILSVFASDEAKWTLSLSALILPVMDRLFDICSNSILDAAVELVQLLVKKYGKEVEKNHHKGVIKTKYKEECRSCYIWFSKIRFRIEDMLWNEQQRNSSLLHSSLLHSVFEVLKPFDAKS; via the exons ATGGACGGGTTAAGGAAGAAGAAAAAGGTGAAGGCGAAGAAAAAAGGAAATAGACAATCGGAGCCTCAATTATTAGACGACGATGTACGCGGCAGCGTTATTAGCTTTCGACCACGTTCCGCAACAGATTATGAACTTATGCATCAGCTTAAAACACCGGATCag ATGGCAAATATTGCATCAGGATTGATAAACAAACGACTTTTGATACAGAGAAATGTCAACCTATCACCACAAATTGTTGATGAAATTGCCAGAGCATTAGAG GAAGTTGCAGAGTGTGATAATTCAATAGTGGTACATTTTATCAAGGAGTTTCATCTTTTAGAGAATTCATCACAAAACAGGGATGACATTAGTCTTGATGTTCCAGTCATTAAACTTCTACTGGACCTTCTCCAATTTTCACTG GAACCGATTGAGCACAATGCTCTTTGGGTAAAATTATTAAGCGTCCTCAGTCAAGTCGAAGAAAACATTGAAGTGTTTGTGAAGATGAAAGTTGCGGCAACCATGATGGGCGCGATGGCTGCTCATGTTAACCAGCGAGAAATACAAGAAAATGGCTGTCTATTGCTAAGCAATATCGCAAAGTTTAAACCAACTCCAAAGCAAAAG GCACCAGTTAGAGAGAGTGGAATTCAGGTGGTAACACATGCAATGGAAAGACACCTTGACAATAAAGTCTTACAGAAACTTGGCTGCCGAGTGATTGCAAATGTACTGGCAACGATGCACTCTGTGTCAACTTGGGTTGTACAACAGG ATTATGAGGAGGAAGATGCAGAGAAACTGACCATATCAGCGCTAGAGGTCATCGACTACACCAAAGACCATGCCCTACCAATAATGGACAAGGTCACGGAAGCTCACAAAGGCAACCTGGATATAATGAAAGAACTTGCAAGAGTGCGTGTTTACTTCCGTAACAATGACAACGAAAAAGCAGACTG tgACAGCGAAAAGCTTTCTTTTGAAGAAGAATATcttgaaaaagaaataaatccaACTTGTATGAAtggtattttaaagaaatatgtaTCCACGGGTGATATACCAAACAGAGTTCAAAGGTCAATGCCCAGACGTGTAACATTCTCCAACAGTGCTTCAGTTCGTCTTGAACTTTTAGGAAGCAGCTCGGACGAAGATGATTCCAGTTCCGAGAGATCAACGGAAGACCTCAGCAGCTACAACAAGAGTAAAAGTACCAGTGATAAGCTGCAGCGATTTATGCAAGGCAATTTGTTGGCTCAGTGTAAAGAACTTGAACTAGCCAATGGCCTAGCGTTTCCAGCCCAGATGCAGACTACAGGAAGTGATCTCACAGGCAAGGAGGAAATGAGTGATTGCAGTGGGCCTATGATCAACCTTGACAGCAATACATTGCAAAGTAACGCATTTACCAGCTCAACAAGTTTGACAGATGATCAACCAAATGGGGAGGAGCCTAGCATTGCAAAACAATCGGAAAACCCTGGATCACCACTCAGCAGTGTGTCAGAAACCGGTAAGCAGTCCCACACTGCTGTTAGTCAGGCGAGTGAGAGTGTATACGACGAAGCAGTTAGAAAATCCATCGGGGATGCTCATAATAGGCCAGTGCCCCTTGTTTCTTTAACCTTTCCCGGTGAATCAGAAAAGTTTATTCCGTCAATTCATGTTATTCCGGCTGAAGACATTGATGAAGCTGAATTTGAATCGTCGCATGAAGTATTGAGTCAAGAAGGTTACTATGGTTCCGAGGAAAACTTGAGTGGGAATGAAAATGCCATAAATTTGAGTGATTTAGAAAAAGTAGAAGCAGATGAAGAAGATAACTGGGTTTATATTAAAGAAAGTGATGACCTTCCACCAGAGGATTATATAGATACTGACGAAGAAACAGACATCAGGATGGGACAGGCTGAAAGTTATTCCCGCTTTTATCAAGATAGTCAAAATTTTGAAGGTGAAAAACAATTTGATCGAAAATCAGGTGGTTGTCTTGTTCGAGGAAATTCAAAATTCTACATAAAAAATCCACTACCAGATCTTGAAAAAGCAATAGGAAATGATTTTAGTAAAAATGACAGTATACATAAAAAGAAAGTCAGTGTTAATGAAGATGATGAAATTGACTTTGATATGTGTGAAAAGTTCCGTGCGGATAATGCTATAAATGAAGGAAAGGCTGAAgaaattgtgtttaaaattgaaaacattgaAGAAAGCCAGGAATTATCAGGGTCGGCACAGCCAGAAGGATTGGACGAACTTCGTGTTAAACAGGTCggaagatttattattattgaagatGATTTGTTAGACGATCCATCTGAACCACAAAAACcgaagaaaaagaaagaaaaaagaagaagctTTTACGATAATGTGGAATATGTTTCGCAAGAGCCTTCTTCAGAAAGCTCTGAAGATGAGAAAAACTTTTCGGAAAAATCCGAAACTGAAAGCCAACTGGCTGAGGAGGACCAGGATATAGCACATCATAGGGAAGAGGACGACGATGATGATAGAAACGGTAAAGGCATGACAGACAGTACAAGCTCATGGTTACGCAAAGAAAAGTGTGTAATTCTCTctgtaaatgaaataaaggACGATAATGAAGAAAAATCGTTTGTTTATAACTCAAGTAAAGGGAAAGAAATTATTGACGAATATACCGAAATTGACATTGTTGAAGCATTAATACGAGGAAAATGTGAAGAAAAACGCGAAATAAAATCACCGTCTCCTCCAAGTTCTCCAATATCTGACTATTCCCCTACGTTCACTAAACTCTGGAAGAAGGCAAGTTTTCGTGAACGGTACCGTGATAGTGAACTTTATTCAGATGCAGATCTGAGTGAGGTCACTGAGGATACCGTGAGTTTAAGTAGTAGTTTTGAAAATTTAATTGCGCAGTCTTTAGATGAAGCATTTAAAGATATCGGTGAGGCGTCATTTGATGTGGACGCATTTGGAGATATTGAAATGAAATCTAAATCATTGGAAATGAACTTAACTTCAGCAGTTTGCCGGCGTTTATCTAGCGTTAGTCGACCTCCAGCAAAGCCGCGACGAACAATGTATTATAAAAATGGGGATGATGTGCGTATGAGTTTAGAGAGGACAAGTCATTTAGACTGGAGTCATCAATTGATGATGCATAATCGTGACCCATATGAGTATGAAGGAATAAGCGTGAAACGTACGGTAAGTACGCCTGATCATACCACTACCGCTGGAACTGCAAACTTCTGGGAGAAATCGACTGAAGAAACGACACCGATTGCAGATATACAAGAGGAGGATTCAATGGAAGTTAATGCTATTATGGAAGGCACAGAg gccGTGTATGATATTTGTACTCTTTGGGTTAACGACCGTTGTGTAGAAGCGATCGAGACATTTGACAAACTTGTCAAACGTGTTCGTGCAAACTCAATGTCCTCAACGAAAAGTCTCTACTTCACCGACTTACACGATGCAAGCAAACGTGTTCAAAAGGTCACAGATACAGATATTTTTGGTTTTAGTGGAATTCTAAGCGTCTTTGCTTCTGATGA AGCAAAGTGGACATTATCACTAAGTGCATTAATTCTACCTGTGATGGACCGTTTGTTTGATATCTGCAGCAACTCTATCTTAGATGCTGCTGTAGAACTGGTGCAGCTGCTGGTCAAAAAGTATGGCAAAGAAGTGGAAAAGAACCATCATAAAG gaGTTATCAAGACAAAATACAAAGAAGAATGCAGATCCTGCTATATCTGGTTTAGTAAAATCCGCTTCCGCATTGAAGACATGCTTTGGAATGAACAGCAACGTAACAGTAGCCTACTCCATTCATCTCTTCTACACTCAGTTTTTGAAGTTCTCAAACCATTTGAtgccaaatcataa